ACCTCGTACCTCCTCGTCACTTCGGGGTGAGTTCGTCCCGGAAGACGTCGTCGAGCTGGCGCAGCAGGACCACCTCCGCGGAGGTGGGCTGGTGCCCAGTGAGCCGGGCCCACGCTTCGATGTCCTGGAAGCCGATGGGGGCGATGGAGAAGCCCCCCGCCCCGCGAGCGCCGCTCAGCTCGCAGAACCAGCCCCAGACGTGGGCGAGCGCCTCCGGCAGCGCGTACTCACCCACCAGCGCTG
The genomic region above belongs to Myxococcus guangdongensis and contains:
- a CDS encoding phage tail assembly chaperone translates to MSLRAHLEQVAKATGKAPPALVGEYALPEALAHVWGWFCELSGARGAGGFSIAPIGFQDIEAWARLTGHQPTSAEVVLLRQLDDVFRDELTPK